The Marasmius oreades isolate 03SP1 chromosome 9, whole genome shotgun sequence sequence ACAAACAACCGCTTCGAACAACGTTAACTTACCGTAAACGGTTGCGTTATATCAGGCAACTGAAAGGATTTGGACCCTACGAGTGGACCAATGCCTGGACGTTGAGTACTCCTCAAACAACTTAACAGCTCTCGAATCCCTCCAAATTAATCCCGAACGAGTCTTTCTCAGGGTGTTTGTCCAATGTCGTTGGCCTCGAAGTTGGACGGATCCCGCGTTATCACTCGTGTTCTGAGTCACGGATCCGCCGGAGAAGCTGGAGCGAATGGGAACGTGGACCATTGTCAAAGATCGACCGTTGGATGTGGCAGAATGGGACGTCGGTTATCCTTGTCTGCACAGGACAATTGAGTAGGATGGGAATCTGGGTCGTGATGTACCGATACATTATGTCAGTCAAGGTCGAGCGTTCCAACACTGCGAGTTGCTCATTTTTCTTGGAGAAGTCGTTCCATAGAACGCGCCTACTTCTGCTTTGTCCAGTTACCGAGTTGGGACTGCTTGGACCATGCTAGTCTGATAGGGTTTCTTTTACAAGCCTTGCCACAGGATGCCACGGACAAGGAGTAAGGACACAATAGACCACGGAATCATTTAAATAGCCTATCCTAGCGGGCTAGTACCACGTATCGTTCCATCCCAGTCCCACTCCAAAATCTCTACTCGAACACACTCAAGACAGTTCTATTCACCAGATGTCTGTCGTCACAGCCTCCCTTCATGACGGACTGGATCTCGGTGACGGGAGCTGTCATTCCCCGTGTTGCTCAGAATCTTCCTGCCCTGAATCGTACTACTCACAGGAGTCGGAGACTACCTGGGAGGAGGACCTTGCCGACGTTAAAGTGGCACTTCCAGAAGTAAGAATTCATCTCCCCTCAAGGCTCGAATCCCATGACACTCACAGCTCCTACAGAACAAAATATCTCTCCCCATAATCCCAGCTCGAGCAAGCATCAGTTCGAGCAATGTTAGTCATTACTCTTCTGCACGTTCCTCCCCCATCCGCGATCTTCCACCCCACATGGACTTACCAACATTGTTCACCACCGAGACCGTCCGGGACAACGATAGCTTCTTGGTTATGGACGACAACGTTGACGTAAAAGAGTCTGAGGGAGACGGAACTGGAGATTTGGCCAAACAAGTTGACTTGGCTGAGGCGTTGTCGCGTAGCAAATCGCCCTCTTTTCTCTCCCTTGAAGaggtcgaggaagaagacatgTACAACCAACGAGGATATGATGAGATCGAACAAGACCGTATAATTTACCTGGTGAGTTGGAATTCAACGTTTCGCACTTGTGTGTATCTGACATCTAGAATTTTGTAGGGAAATGACTGGGTCAAGTTACTTGCAGCTATCGAGGCTGGTGTATTGTTGAGAACCATGGACACCAAGGACGACTTGGACGAGTCAAAGTCGGTGTCGGAATCGGAATCGGAGTACCACTACCCAAACATGCGGGGCCACCCAACGATAGCATCTACCCCTGCCAGTGTGATCCCGGAGCATCGAATTACATAGAAGGTTTCTGCGAAATAGTATATTGCAGCCATTAGCTTCGACAAAGGACCAGGCTGAACAGAAAGTTGTTTCCCATTTCCCATTTGTATCATACACAGTACGCTACTATGAGTTGAACGTTTGATCACTGAGCGCATGAGCATTCGAGCATTCGAGAGCACATTTTTAGGGGAGGGCCGTGGGTAACTCTCCATCATGACACTGCACCAAGCCAAAGCCCTATTCAATCCAATTGACGTTTCACGGTTCGTTGCAGGTAAATGTTGCCAGCAACGCCGCACAGGTTAACTCTCTAAGATGGCCAAATCCACATCCTCGTCTAAAAACTCAAAAAAATCTCCCTCAATGCCTCCAAAACCCACGGCGGAGAACCCACCGGAACCAGAACAAGATTTACCCCAGCAGATGTCATTCTTCTGGCTGGTGGTGCCTCTTCTAGTGGCCTTATTCTACGCCTGGTATCTACAACAAAATGATGCTATGCCAGCGGTCTTGTCGAAGTTATTCAGGAGTGGTGAAGAATCCGACTTATACGACCTTCGAATACTTACGGACCGAACGATATTTGATGTGGTGGATTTGAAGGGCAAAGGAAAAGGCCTGATCGCTATTCGTGATATCAAAGTATGTGCGTTTGCTCGAATGTATGCCACTGACTGACGTGTGTATACAACTTGTCGACAGCAAGGAGAGCTAGTCATCCAGGAAAAGCCCATTCTTACCGCTCCCGACGGTGACAGTGAGTGGCACGCCGATTTCTCAATTCCGATTGACTCATTTTAATTTATGTAGTTGCAGAAGTTCTCCTGAATCCCATCCTCCAGAATCTTACCTCGGCCCAGACCAAGGCTCTCTTATCGCTGTCTTACACACACCTGAAGACTGAGAAGGACGAAACTGTGAACGTCAATGCGAAGAATTTAACCCCCCGTGCACGCTATCTTCTGGCCGAGGGTATCATCACCAACAACGCCGTTGGGATTAATCTTAACGGTCAACACTCTCTCGGTGTGTTCCCTCGTATGGCAAGATTGAACCATGCCTGTGCATCAGGGTACAACCTCGCCTACGCATGGAGGGATGATGAAGGGGAGTTGAGGATTTACGCGTTGAAGGACATCAAAGAGGGAGAAGAGCTCTTGATCTCATACATCGACAGTAGGCGGccgaggaaggaaagaatgTGAGTGTCTGATTTTCCGTTTGACGATACTTGTGGATGCTGAGTAGGTTATTCCAACAGTGAGAAGTTGGAGAAGACTTACGGATTCACCTGCACATGCCCTATATGCTCGTTACCACCTGAAGAATCGGAGAAGAGCGACGAATTACTGCCTCAGTTTACGCTATTCTACACTGACTTTGCGCAGTGGTACAAAGGTTCGTAAACGTGCCGTCTAGTGAGCGTGTGGGTTGGGTTTCAATTCTTGCTTTGTACAGGATCGATCACTGGCAAGGAAGCCATACAGCATATACGTAAAATTTGGCAATTGACGGTCGATACCGGATACGTTCGTGAGAGAGGCAGGTGGGCACAAGAAGCGGCATATGTCGCCACCGTACACGGGGAGTAAGCAGCCCGTTTTTCGTATGCTCCACTATTCTTTACTGATCAGTGTTCAAAGTGAAACATCTGCACGGCAATGGCTCAGGTTGGCTATCGAGTGGATGGGGATTGAGACCGGAATTGATTCTGTGGTATGTATTCTTGTTAAAGGTGTTGATGCATGCTGATTACCAGAATGCGCAGAAAACGACCAACCTTCAATTCACCTTAGATAACCTCCAAGAGCATCCTGAGCTCGCGAGCAGAGAAGTTATGGATGTGGGTGGACCGATCTTATGAGAAAATGACAGACCACATCACGTATAATTTATAGATTATTATAGTAAGCCTTGAGCATTAGATGGAGATGACCCGACCGGTATTCGGCGTAAGAAGATCACGGAATATGACCGTACACATCCGGATACTCATATTTTAACAAGTCTACCCTAGCACGGTCTGTGGTGGGGCCCGTTGCCGTCCACAAAGCCTGCAGAAAGCATCAAAAGACATGCTCAACTCGTGGGAAGTAGCCATACCTGCAGTGCCTCGCCCTCCCAAATATGTACATAACCGGGATTCCCTCTCAACGCTCTCATCGTCTGCTTCATCACACCGGTGAGAGAAGGATAGGGGAAGTCAACAATTCTTGGGGGACGCAGGTATATCGCGGTAATTGATGTAAGCTGCAGGTCGCTTGATCTGAATGAACGATAAAACTCCTGCAAGAGGATGAGCGGAGGACCTCTTATGGGGCCGAGGTACTTGAGAAAAACGAACTAGTAGATTTATATCCGGGAGAAAGAGTGAGAGTACCCTCAATTTCTTGAATGTTCCCAATAGCGTCCCTAATTCAGACCGGCCCAGAAGGACGTCAGGGATATTCAATACTTCAAGTTCTGTTTTGGTGTAAAGGATACTGAGAAGTTCGCGAGCGAGTTCGTATTTCCTTCTGTCATTCGAAATAAGGCTAAACGACTTCAGAGGTGATGAAGAGGCGACATATTCGATCCAGTGATGGAAGTCGTGGGATGAAGAAAGGTCTGAAAATCCATAGTACCGGACTGCAAGATTCTGAAGTTGATTCAGATATCCGGAGCCTCTTTCCTGTCGAAGGGGGTATGGGGGATATCAAGTCGTGGTATGTGATCTAATACTTACTACCAGTCCCAAAGGCTGAGGGCCGTAATACGTTACATCGAGAAACTGCAACCGGGGTGTGTGCACAAGAAGAGACAGCAGGTCTCGGGGTGGTAGGCCGTGATTTCTTCCTATGTGCAAAGTATGGAGACTGGAAACGTATGGGGTCAATTGGTCTATGTCTCCCGCTCCGACCGCATGAGCTATCTAGGTATTAGATATGAGAACAGCGGGATAAGAACGAAGAAATTCAAACTATACTAACTAGGATACCCAATGTATGGAATCCTCCTTCCGCTTGTCTGAACCATTTTCCTAAAGCATTCAAGGTTTGACTCGAAAGAAGGTGTCCGAATCTCACTGCCTTGACGGTTTTCAAGCTACTGAACCGCTCAATACTGATAGCACTGATCGCCGATAATACCGTGAGTCTCTCCAGCTTCTCACAACCAGCGAGGGCAGATACAATCGATGCTGTCAGGATTCCAGGAAGATGGAAATACGTGTCTTCCGGGTGTTTGAGGGTGAACGAAGTGATATTCGAAAGATGTGACAAAGCTTTCCAAAGAGGTACCAAACGGTCTCGATGCATGTTGTAGTCGTATAGCCCAACTGGGCGAAAAGATCATGAGCCAAAATTTGGATGCAAGAACGAGCTATGACTTACGAGATATTTCAACAGATTTGACATACTGTCTGAGGTACGGATGCGTCTCTATCGCCTTGAATGGTCCTAGTTGAGGAAGCTAAACCACGCCTTATTTATAGACGAATGTCGATGCGGATGTTGCTCAGCTTACTGATTTGTGGTACCGTGCCACCACCACACTGATGGATTTGTAAAGATTGGGTATGACCGCTTCGTGAAAAGAGCGACAGGTGCGAGCGCATTCGTAAAGGGAGTTCTTGTCAGTGATGCGGTCCAGAATAGACAGAACAGCGTCGAAAGGGAGTTTTTGTGGTTCAGACGTGGCCATGGTCAAAGTGCAACACCGAAAATTTTGTTGCGTTCCCCCTGTCGTCGCTCGAGTGAGATTTGCGAGGGACATGGAAAGTCACATACCTGATTGCCTGGACATGTCCTGTAGAACCGTTCATGTCGATATGAACTTTCGTCACTTTGGTTGTGGAAGAGCAGCTTCCCAcgttctgcttcttcttcgatCTCTGAACTCACCTGAGGCGCATTAAGCGAGTCTGCCTAGGCCTGAGGCATTCTCCAGATTCCGACTATCGCTGGAACGAATTTCCTGTATCACACCCAAAAACACGACAATATTTGGTTGGTCGACAAACCAGGAAAGCACCGAAATCACCTGAAACTTGAGATCTTGAGATATCGGTGTCAGTTGAGATCCTGGAAACTTGACCTCTTCCATCACAGAAGGAAAAATATTAGTCAGGTCCATGGCTCGTCGTCGTACACAGATTATGATACTCGTTGAATTCCTCCCTTCTATGATTTGGAAAGTGGTAAGTTTGATTTCCCTTACGCATTTCTCCGAACCAATGTTCCTTCAAGGTTTTTGGTAGAAAGAAGACGGTACCGGTGCTGTACGATGTTGCTGTTACTGTTGTGATATACAAGCCCACTTGAGCCCAATGCTACCCTACAGCCTATGCGGAGTGCCGACGCGGAGATATACTTACATCTTCCAGACTGGGTCCCGTCTTGAACTTTTATAACAGGATCTCCCAGGATCTCCCCAGGCCTTGGGATCCTGGGACAGCGGAACCGCAGCTATTCTCCGTCAATTCTCCGTGCTCAAGCACTCGACCCGACCTCGGCAGCACTGGCAGTATAAATACCCCACATGAATCTCGGTGTCAGTCGACGTCACCAAACCACCTTCCCGCCATGTCCGCCATCTCTAGCAAATCTATTGTAATGAAGAACGGGCAGGAATTGCCTATGATCAGTGCGTCCGATTCTAATCGATTCTACAGGTTATCATTGTAAATCAATCTGACCTTTTCCGCCCTTTAGGTTTGGGAACCTATGCTCCACCTACTGGAACAGCAAGAGAAGATGCCTGGCGTTGGATATTGACTGGTCTAAAGGTGCGTTTATAGTTGTTTCTGAGTAGGAAAATATGTAAACTTCGATGTGGACACAGGCAGGCTACCGCCACCTTGACACCGCAAGTGATTATGGTACGTTGATCGAAAGCTGGCAGATAAGCCACGCCTAATTACGTTGGATGTAGGTACTGAGAAAGCCGTTGGGAAAGCTTTGAAAGAGTCTGGCCTAAGACGTGATGAGGTTTACATCACGACAAAACTCCGGTGTGTATCTATCATATTTCTCATAACAACTCGATCCGACCCTGTAGAGGATAGACTCAACCATGTCACCCGCGTAAAGCAATCCTTTAACGAGAGTCTGACCAATTTGGCTATGGATTATGTCGACTTGGTCCGTCCGTCACAAGCACAGTCTGGTTTAAGTGACTCACAATAAGACTAGTATCTCGTTCACTGGCCTCAGGGTTCCCCCTATCACGGTAGGTCAAGGAATGCCTCGAACAGCCGCCAAGTGACTAATATCCTGTTTCTTCCAGAGAGCGATGAACTGGTCAAGAACCCTGATGGCACCCTCAAGACACTAGAAAGTCCTACATTTGTCGAAGTTTGGGCAGAAATGGAGGAAATTCTGAAATCAGGCAAAGCCAAATCTATCGGTGTCAGCAACTTTTCGATCAAGAAGTGAGTTCATAAAATCAACCGATAGCCGTCCTCCAGGCGACTCATAGTTTGAGTCTAGTTTGGAAATACTTTTGAAAAACGCCAAGGTCGTTCCATGCAATAATCAAGTGGAGTGCGTCGCGTTCTTCCGTGGGCTCCTTTACCCGAGAAAGTCTTTTAAAAATTTCCCGCAGGATTCACCCCTATTTGCGGCAGGATGACCTGCGGGATTACTGCAAAGAAAAAGGCATCACTCTCTCCGCCTATACGCCAAGCGGTACGCTATCGTTATTCCCACTTCCGATGTTTCTATCATCTTAAAATCTCTATAGGCTGGGACAAAGTGCGCGGAGACCCCGTCATTGTTGACCTGGCCCGAAAGTACGATGTATCGCCTCAGCAGGTCATTCTTTCGTGGCATTTAGCCAGAGATATGGTCGTGGTTACTGCAAGTAAGGACGAGGGGAGGCAGAAAGATAATCTGAATGTCAGTCCTTCATTTTGTTGTGCTCACCGATACCTCTAAAGCTCATATCGATTATACTTAGTTACCCACCCTGAGCGAGGAGGACGTCTTGAAGATCAATGCGCTGGATCGAGGTGAGAGGATTTGCAACAAGCCTGATGAAAATGGCCATATTTTTGGTTGGACTCTTGAACAGATGGGGTGGTAAAGTCCTTGAGGTGAAGTCGTCTTTTTCGCAGTGGTTGAAAACGTTGACTCAGAGCGCACTTAGAGCTAAGCCAAGAATCGCACACCTTCAATCAACGTGTATCGGTTCTATGTAACTCTATCATCAAAAACGTAACATAAATCAGTCCTCCATGTCAGAAGAGATTATCGCAGATACAAGGTCTTCTGGGGTAGGCTTCGAAGCCGTCGCGGCCACATGGAGGCATAATGTCTCGTGAAGATATTTGCCTGTGGTTGGGCCAATGGACGCGATCTTCGCGACAGGTTTTGATGAATTGCCTGTACTGGCCTTGGTCGACAGCTCAAAATACTCCTCTATAAAAGGAAGGACGAATTGGGCGGCAGATGGTGCGAAGAAAATTATCCACCATCTCAATGTACAAGGGTCTGCACCACTGAGTATCAGTCCCAGTTGGACAATGTTAAGTGATTTCGACCCACCGCCCTTACTTGCCATCTCCAACGTAGCTTTCCAGTCTATCGGGAACCTAACCGATCCCCGCGTTTCATATACTTGCAACGCCTGAAAATCGACATGACTATCTCGAAGGATATTCGGTAACGTATCGCGGTTCTTGTCGCCTGTAAGGTAGAGTAGCTTTGTAGGCGTAGACTTCAGATCTTCTACAATAAAACGGCCAAGCTGATCTGCGTTCCCGCAATCTTCGCCTTTGATCATCAACGGATTGGGTGCGAACGGCGAGTTGGGATGTCGAGTATGAATTTCACACAAAGCAGATTTGGTTCCTTTCCCTACGACGTAGAAAGGCCTCGAATTCCAGTCGTCTACACGTAGTGGTGTCAgagtttttgtttttcccTCAAATCCGATAGCACGTACAATTACTAGGTGTATGTTGACTTTCCAGACCATCAACCGCGTCTCTCCACGCCTCGCAAGCTCTTGCACTCGTCATTATTACGCCATCGTATGCCGGTCCATGCTGGATGATTCCCGTTAGGTCGTTGACATTCGTTAAGACGGTCTCGAGGACTGGAACAGAGAACACAGTATATCCCGATGCGGAGAGTGTCGTTTCGTATATATCGTTCGTCTCAGAAGGGGCACGAAGAAGGATCACGACCGATTGGGAGGTCATCAAGCCAGAGCTTTTCCGCAGAATCAGTGGTTCAAAGACATCCTGTGTGAAGGGGGTAGAATCATGTGACCCACGAATCGGATTTTTATATTTCAACGCGTTTCTTCGTCGACCGCGTCGACCGCTCAAAAATCATGTTGGAGCCAGGAAAAACTCCTCTTGTAACGCCCTCGGCTTCTCCGCCGGTATCGAGGAAGGCGAGCACCTCGACCTTGCGAAGCAAATTAACGTCGAGTTCACCCACAAAACGTCAGCGCCTCTCATCGTCGCGCACACCGTCTGTTGCAAATACCCGGGAAGGCACAAATATCGAGGATGTAGAGCAAGAACGAGGAGAGTCTGTCATGCGACTGATGAATACCTGGGCACAGCTAGAAGAGAGATACGCAAGACCTATTGAAGAAGATGATATTGTTGACCTGATGACGGGAAGAGTTGTGAAAGATCGAGGAGTATTGAGGAATTTGGACGGTCGTTGGGACTTTGGGAGATTTGCGGATGATATTCAGGATAAAGGAGGTAATAGCCGAACGCCCAGCAGGGCTGGTACTGTCGCCGGCGTCGAGGAGACGGGAACAAACaataatgaagatgaaggaagtGAAGATGAACTTGATTCATTCGCACATCTGCGCAAACCTTCGGAAAGGCGTGAGGAACCGGTGATACATGACAAGGAAGGAGACGAAAGTGAATCGGTCATTcaggacgaagatgaagacgaacaAGACATCATTCCTTTCATAACTCCTTCAACGCGAGTGGACGCGTTGAATCCCGATGATCCTAAAGATGCCGCAGATCTGAAACAATTCTTAGAAGCAGAAAAGCAAAGAAGGGAACTCTATGGCTCTGAAGGCGAAGACGGCGAGACAGACGAGCAAAGTATTATGGGTGGTTGGTTCGCTGTCTTGAATGCTCTTCTTGTACTGATTGTGTTTCTTTACTTTACAGATACCTCGTCTGTTTACGATGAGGTACACACCGATGCGACTCGACAGGACGGAAGCGACGGCGATGGAGAAGAGCCTGATGCGCGACCTTCATCTACCGTTCTACGAGAATCTGTGGATGAGCTGGCCATCCAGGGCGAGGAACTTGAAACGCCCTCCCATAGACACAGTTCTGCGGTTGAACCTTCTACTTCCTCTGCAACACATCCTCTAACTGCTCTTCTGGTGAAGAACTGGGACCCACCCTCCGCGGCCGCTTCACAACCGAAACGCAAAGAAGGAGTAGCAGTTACTAAAGTGGTCGACATCAGGCAGACCAATGTTACCAAAGTCCGCCAGTTGCAAACCCCTCCGCGATCTAATACATCAGGCCCTTCTCCATTTTCATATCGAGGCGATGACCGCGAAAGTTACTATGATTACATAGTTCCCACATCAGAACCTTCCCTGGGCACCGGGGATTCTTTACCAgtcccttcttctcctttgcCTCCGTCCTCTCCTTTGCCTCCTTCATCGCCACcacttccttcctctccgttacttccttctccatctcctccatcttctcctttttTTGCCCTTAGCCGCCCTACTACTTCAACTCGTACACGCACCGAATTACCATCATCCTCGTcccctccttcttctcccaGTAAACGGGGGCATCAATCTAGCACGTCCAGATCCAGGCCTTCTAAGCCGGTCTATAAAACAGTGCAGGCAGTCCGAGAAGGGAAGACGAGAGAGGTACCGATTGTACTCATTCAGAAGCAACCACCTCGGATCCGTACTCCAGTTGCGGCTGCTCGTTGTGCACCCGAATCGGgtacagaagaagaagaatgggaACCTGCCCCATCTTTTCCGAGGGTTGACTTGGCTCAGGCTGTTGCCACAGCGAACACAGCACGGAAGCAAAGAAATACGACATCCAAATCCTCAACGCCTTTTGCTTCTCAACGCGATTCTTCGAGTCAAAAAGGTAAAGATCGAGAGAGGACGCCTTCGCCTGTAGCCTCGACATCAAGCCAGATACAATCTCGGCAACAGAGTAGAAACTCGAGTGACCTGAGCTCACCGAGCAAGGAAAGTTCCAATTCGGACGGCGGAATCGCAAAGAAAACATGGCCTCGTTCCGAACCAATACCTCGAGCAACGGACGTCAACGTGAGCAAAGGAGATCTATCCGACTCGAGATCTGTGCAGAAAGGAAAATGGAAGGGGAAAGCAAAAGAGGTGGTCACATCCTCAACCCCGATGAAACCAACTGCAGCCGACCGTaatgagaagaaaagaaagagaaggaaatcCTCGTTATCATCCAGCGACGAGGAAGCACCACATGATTCCAAGTCACAACAAGGATCTTCAACTGGACTGCGGAGACACAGGATGGCTAGTGGAAGTGACAGATCGGTTGAACGAAGCGGTGAGCCTCACGATCTTGCTCCCTTTCAtccctcatcatcatcctcagaTGACCCTTACATGGACCGTAGGCGTGATCGCTCATCTTCGAGACGCCCACCTAAACAGCGGATCAAAGCTGAGCATCGTTTCTTCagtgatgaggatgaagaagatgccaAACGAGAATCAGGAACTTTGGATAACAAACGACGAGCTCAGTCCTACCATGATCTTGTGGACCACTACCCGCCACACTATTATGACCCAGACCTACACCCCTCATCTAACCCTCTCTATGACCCTAGGGCTCAGTCGATTTTGTCGACTGCACTTCACCAACTTACCGCTCTATTCAGTGGGGGGGTACCTTCTtggccaccaccaccaccacctgttGTATATGGGGACATCCATTCCAGTGCTGAGGACGATAAAACTCGCAGTCGTTCCCAGAATGCAAAAATTTCAAGTTCGGGTCAACATTCACGTTCACGATCGGTATCGAGATTTCAACCTCAAACACAACCATTATTCTACCCTCCCGTTTATCAACGAGCGCAATCGCACCGTCCAAGTGAACATCGACGTCCGCCGTACTCAGAACATCCGCATTCCACTCAACATCAACATCATCGATGGCAACAGGATCAGCGCTATGCTTCCACACCCACACATCGTTCTCATCCATACCCAAATTCTTATGACCCTTCGGATTGGAGCAAGGGGACGTTACCaccctcttcgtcttctcctGAACCTGAGGACGAGAGCAAAGGACACGGGGAACAGGAACGCCTGCCACCACATCACTCGAGATCCAAATCCCGACAAGGGGTGCGTTCTGATTATGACCATGATAAGCCGCCACCACCCAGACCA is a genomic window containing:
- a CDS encoding uncharacterized protein (BUSCO:EOG092634MM) — its product is MTSQSVVILLRAPSETNDIYETTLSASGYTVFSVPVLETVLTNVNDLTGIIQHGPAYDGVIMTSARACEAWRDAVDGLESQHTPSNYDWNSRPFYVVGKGTKSALCEIHTRHPNSPFAPNPLMIKGEDCGNADQLGRFIVEDLKSTPTKLLYLTGDKNRDTLPNILRDSHVDFQALQVYETRGSVRFPIDWKATLEMASKGDPCTLRWWIIFFAPSAAQFVLPFIEEYFELSTKASTGNSSKPVAKIASIGPTTGKYLHETLCLHVAATASKPTPEDLVSAIISSDMED